Proteins from a genomic interval of Desulfobacteraceae bacterium:
- a CDS encoding universal stress protein, translating into MKGPNRNILIAVDDSDNSRRAVEYVAELLGGTPGFKVTVLHVIAEPEEDFFPTAAERDAWMEREGERITQLLAAYREILLSAGFSEEAVKTRSTIKYCPSLAECILQERPDDFGTLVVGRKGRTRTEEFLFGSVSSKIVDHTKEATVWVVS; encoded by the coding sequence GTGAAGGGTCCCAATCGCAACATCCTGATAGCCGTCGACGACTCCGACAACTCCCGCCGGGCGGTGGAATACGTGGCCGAGCTGCTGGGCGGCACGCCGGGTTTCAAGGTGACCGTGCTGCACGTGATTGCGGAGCCGGAGGAAGACTTTTTCCCGACCGCAGCCGAAAGGGATGCCTGGATGGAACGCGAAGGCGAGCGCATCACCCAGCTGCTCGCCGCCTACCGCGAGATCCTGCTGAGCGCCGGTTTCTCCGAGGAGGCGGTCAAGACCCGCAGCACCATCAAATACTGCCCCTCCCTGGCCGAGTGCATCCTGCAGGAGCGGCCCGACGACTTTGGCACCCTGGTGGTGGGGCGCAAGGGGCGCACGCGCACCGAGGAGTTTCTCTTCGGCAGCGTCTCCTCGAAAATCGTGGACCACACCAAGGAAGCCACGGTCTGGGTGGTCAGCTGA
- a CDS encoding B12-binding domain-containing radical SAM protein, with product MPDILLIQPPIRDFYLTAKRTVPYGLASMAAAVRQAGFTVGILDGLASAKARPTPLPSEMAHLNAYYGRPDASPLALFHRFRHFGRSVEHIGRKAAESDAFLVGIASLFTAYSQEALATARSVKSLLPGCRVVLGGHHPTTLPAEAMACPAVDFVIRGEGEDALPQLARALRSGGDLERVPGIVFRRPDGSLHLSPPAVVTDLDSCPHPARDLIDARFYRRRRRGSTVVVASRDCPMACSYCSLGRFSGIPYRRRSVASVLAEIDTAVNAHDARFIDFEDENLALDKPWLMALLEGIRRRFGRQGLELRAMNGLFPPSLDAEIVAAMCAAGFRSLNLALATTHREQLARFRRPDVRRAFDSALLQAAANRLEAVGYIIVGAPGQRAAESLADLCYLAERRVLAGVSLFYPAPGSLDFERCRQEGLLPAHLSLFRATALPLSATTTRLEAVTLLRLGRLLNFLKALAADGEPLPQAARSESRLPTGTDRRELGRRLVAWFRHDGRLRGVTPEGAVYAHRVDRTLAERFAGLLPTLRIRPANERRQD from the coding sequence ATGCCCGACATCCTCCTGATTCAGCCGCCCATCCGCGATTTTTACCTGACCGCCAAACGCACCGTCCCCTATGGCCTGGCATCCATGGCGGCAGCCGTCCGTCAGGCGGGTTTCACGGTCGGGATCCTGGACGGCCTGGCCAGCGCCAAAGCCCGACCCACCCCCCTGCCCTCGGAAATGGCCCACCTGAACGCCTATTACGGAAGGCCCGATGCCTCGCCCCTGGCCCTTTTTCACCGCTTTCGCCACTTCGGCCGCAGTGTCGAACATATAGGCCGCAAGGCTGCTGAATCCGACGCCTTCCTGGTGGGAATCGCCTCGCTCTTCACTGCCTACAGCCAGGAGGCACTGGCAACCGCCCGCAGCGTCAAGTCTTTGCTGCCCGGCTGCCGGGTGGTTCTCGGCGGCCACCACCCCACGACGCTGCCCGCAGAGGCCATGGCCTGCCCCGCAGTGGATTTCGTCATCCGGGGCGAGGGCGAAGATGCCCTGCCACAGTTGGCCCGCGCCCTGCGCAGCGGCGGCGACTTGGAGCGCGTGCCGGGGATCGTCTTTCGCCGCCCCGACGGCAGCCTGCACCTCAGCCCGCCCGCTGTGGTGACAGACCTCGACAGCTGCCCGCACCCCGCCCGGGACCTGATCGACGCGCGCTTCTACCGCCGCCGGCGGCGCGGCAGCACCGTGGTGGTGGCCAGCCGGGACTGCCCGATGGCCTGCAGCTATTGCAGCCTCGGCCGCTTCTCGGGGATTCCCTACCGCCGCCGTTCGGTGGCCTCGGTTCTGGCGGAGATCGACACGGCGGTGAATGCCCACGATGCACGCTTCATTGACTTCGAGGATGAAAACCTGGCTCTGGACAAGCCCTGGCTGATGGCCCTGCTGGAGGGCATTCGGCGGCGCTTCGGCCGCCAGGGGCTGGAGCTGCGGGCCATGAACGGCCTCTTTCCGCCTTCGCTGGATGCCGAAATCGTTGCGGCCATGTGCGCGGCCGGCTTCCGAAGCCTCAACCTGGCCCTGGCCACAACCCACCGCGAGCAGCTGGCGCGTTTTCGGCGCCCGGATGTGCGCCGCGCCTTTGACAGCGCCCTTTTACAGGCCGCCGCGAACCGCCTCGAGGCCGTGGGCTACATCATCGTGGGCGCGCCCGGCCAGCGGGCGGCGGAGAGCCTGGCCGACCTCTGCTACCTGGCCGAGCGCCGGGTCCTGGCCGGTGTTTCGCTCTTTTACCCCGCTCCGGGCAGTCTGGACTTCGAGCGCTGCCGCCAGGAGGGTCTGCTACCGGCTCACCTCTCGCTTTTTCGAGCCACCGCCCTGCCCCTGTCGGCCACCACCACCCGCTTGGAGGCCGTCACCCTGCTGCGCTTGGGCCGCCTGCTCAACTTCCTCAAAGCCCTGGCGGCAGACGGGGAGCCCCTGCCGCAAGCCGCCCGGAGTGAATCGCGCCTGCCGACGGGCACCGACCGCCGCGAGCTGGGGCGCCGCTTGGTGGCCTGGTTTCGCCACGACGGGCGACTGCGGGGGGTAACCCCCGAGGGTGCGGTCTACGCGCACCGCGTCGACCGCACCCTGGCCGAACGCTTTGCCGGGCTTTTGCCGACCCTTCGAATCAGGCCCGCCAACGAGCGGCGCCAAGATTGA
- a CDS encoding ATP-binding protein: MSRNYSANDYRWIQELMSYPEKLERRLSFFEDTADIRLPEDPVERVIFQDRAKAAIRKIAHNKGHILMVGRPGTGKSLLADMFREVLERSMGDYLRPQKAIAAYPGKDRNHVRFAYELPEKLDQRLESIGREIEAAAQHGEDFSLGEQIDAVRKVKTGLVWGTAAGALAGLFFPPALIAAGLCAMGAIFLFMQENSHRAQEQIQRQGMGGRRLLAKQLTDQLPEVLYDPRRDRELMARVSEPDARSMKGGFRHDPYQSGDLQTPAHKRTYLGAHARAPIIYIDELKTLVKVGYMADLLEIMQNQRYVLEGGRNAGSGAADRSENHLKADNIIIACCNHDTLAYLQAEGDGAFLSRIEDRGEIIQMESAVAESSDTVRQVAQYIKQEIDGLAKEFSRVWGEIISREGHAGVRRRSEKIFGRSLPREYSLTAREFSRGAVLEIIRELRCRAADGKLSAILRPINGILRTAEHEAILENAPRVEAAHVRRALALHLSLEGALNREIQEHKKDLKKYISAMTDAVGYVVGLAVIHSRASGQMYGQPLPIHCQINAGTSDTVIAPGKTGDIAKAAAQNVRASIKKVLKTIGAPYVGYEMHVEYIQAHGGVEGDSASVAMDVALISDFIQQPVNQTYGVTGSLTGDIILAVGGVTEKLRAIMDPDLGMLGACIPWQNKHDIEPLLINAQFEYTQLEEIPGIRIFRQKDRQAPFDIFFCRTKYHAYTVLMGLKREAVELRMAARTRRDLELLQRMRRSAGDTGQKRAADETADAAAAPAAP; encoded by the coding sequence ATGAGCCGTAACTACTCGGCCAACGACTACCGCTGGATCCAGGAGTTGATGAGCTATCCGGAAAAACTGGAAAGGCGCCTCTCCTTTTTCGAGGACACCGCCGATATCCGCCTGCCGGAAGACCCGGTGGAACGGGTCATCTTTCAGGACCGGGCCAAGGCGGCCATCCGCAAAATCGCCCACAACAAGGGCCACATCCTGATGGTCGGCCGCCCGGGAACCGGCAAGTCTCTGCTGGCCGACATGTTCCGCGAGGTTCTGGAGCGCTCCATGGGCGACTACCTGCGGCCGCAAAAGGCCATTGCGGCGTATCCCGGCAAGGACAGAAACCATGTCCGCTTCGCCTACGAGCTTCCCGAAAAACTCGACCAGCGCCTGGAGAGCATCGGCCGCGAGATCGAGGCGGCGGCCCAGCATGGCGAGGATTTCAGCCTGGGCGAGCAGATCGATGCCGTCCGCAAGGTCAAGACCGGTCTGGTCTGGGGCACCGCAGCCGGTGCCCTGGCCGGCCTGTTTTTCCCCCCGGCCCTGATCGCCGCCGGCCTCTGCGCCATGGGCGCGATCTTCCTTTTCATGCAGGAAAACAGCCACCGCGCCCAGGAGCAGATCCAGCGTCAGGGCATGGGCGGCCGGCGCCTGCTGGCCAAACAGCTCACCGACCAGCTGCCCGAGGTGCTCTACGACCCGCGCCGCGACCGCGAGTTGATGGCGCGGGTCTCGGAACCCGACGCTCGCAGCATGAAAGGCGGTTTTCGCCACGATCCCTACCAGTCCGGCGACCTGCAGACCCCGGCCCACAAGCGCACCTACCTCGGGGCGCATGCGCGCGCGCCGATCATCTACATCGACGAACTCAAGACCCTCGTCAAGGTCGGCTACATGGCCGACCTGCTGGAGATCATGCAGAACCAGCGCTATGTCCTCGAGGGGGGCCGCAATGCCGGCAGCGGCGCGGCCGACCGCTCGGAAAACCACCTCAAGGCCGACAACATCATCATCGCCTGCTGCAACCACGACACCCTGGCCTACCTCCAGGCGGAAGGCGACGGGGCGTTCCTCAGCCGAATCGAGGACCGCGGGGAAATCATCCAGATGGAAAGCGCGGTTGCCGAAAGCTCGGACACGGTCCGCCAGGTAGCGCAGTACATCAAGCAGGAGATCGACGGCCTGGCAAAGGAGTTTAGCCGGGTCTGGGGGGAGATCATCTCACGGGAGGGGCACGCGGGGGTCCGCCGCCGCAGCGAAAAGATCTTCGGCCGCAGCCTCCCCCGGGAATACAGCTTGACGGCCCGCGAATTTTCCCGCGGGGCGGTGCTGGAGATCATCCGCGAGCTTCGCTGCCGGGCGGCCGACGGCAAGTTGAGCGCCATCCTGCGGCCGATCAACGGCATCCTCCGGACGGCCGAGCATGAGGCCATCCTGGAAAACGCCCCGCGGGTGGAGGCCGCCCACGTGCGCCGGGCGCTGGCGCTGCACCTGAGTCTGGAGGGGGCCCTCAACCGCGAAATCCAGGAGCACAAGAAGGACCTCAAGAAGTACATCAGCGCCATGACCGACGCCGTCGGCTACGTGGTGGGCCTGGCCGTGATCCACTCCCGCGCCAGCGGCCAGATGTACGGCCAGCCGCTGCCAATCCACTGCCAGATCAACGCCGGCACCTCCGACACCGTCATCGCCCCCGGCAAAACCGGCGACATCGCCAAGGCCGCCGCCCAGAATGTGCGCGCCTCCATCAAGAAGGTGCTCAAAACCATCGGTGCGCCCTATGTGGGCTACGAGATGCATGTGGAATACATCCAGGCCCACGGCGGCGTGGAGGGCGACAGCGCGTCGGTGGCCATGGACGTGGCCCTGATTTCGGACTTCATCCAACAGCCGGTCAACCAGACCTACGGGGTGACCGGTTCCCTGACCGGCGACATCATCCTAGCGGTGGGCGGGGTCACCGAGAAGCTGCGCGCCATCATGGATCCCGACCTGGGAATGCTGGGGGCCTGCATTCCCTGGCAGAACAAGCACGACATCGAACCCCTGCTGATCAACGCGCAGTTCGAATACACCCAACTGGAGGAGATCCCGGGGATCCGCATCTTCCGCCAAAAGGACCGCCAGGCGCCGTTCGACATCTTCTTCTGCCGGACCAAGTACCACGCCTACACGGTCCTCATGGGGCTGAAACGCGAGGCGGTGGAGCTTCGCATGGCGGCCAGGACCCGGCGGGACCTGGAACTGCTTCAGCGGATGCGGCGCAGCGCCGGAGACACCGGGCAAAAAAGGGCCGCGGACGAAACGGCCGATGCGGCCGCCGCCCCTGCGGCCCCCTGA
- a CDS encoding cob(I)yrinic acid a,c-diamide adenosyltransferase, which produces MKIYTGGGDQGKTSLFSGERVFKAHARIDAYGDVDELNSVLGALAAALPVQAAEIGTVIARLQADLMKVGAWLATSPESPALAQIEALTTADAAALEAAIDHLDASLPTLRSFILPGGHPAAAWAHIARTVCRRAERRVVGLNGADADPARQGHYAGLLVYLNRLSDYLFVLARHLNHVTGISERIWKT; this is translated from the coding sequence ATGAAGATATACACCGGCGGGGGCGATCAGGGGAAAACCAGTCTGTTCAGCGGCGAGCGGGTCTTCAAGGCCCATGCGCGCATCGACGCATACGGCGATGTCGACGAACTGAACTCCGTGCTGGGGGCCCTGGCGGCCGCCCTGCCGGTCCAGGCCGCCGAGATCGGCACGGTGATCGCCCGCCTGCAGGCCGACCTGATGAAGGTCGGCGCCTGGCTGGCCACCTCCCCGGAGTCACCGGCGCTGGCGCAGATCGAGGCCCTGACGACGGCGGATGCCGCGGCCCTGGAAGCCGCCATCGACCACCTGGATGCGAGCCTGCCGACCCTGCGCAGCTTTATCCTGCCGGGCGGACACCCCGCCGCGGCCTGGGCCCACATCGCCCGCACCGTCTGCCGCCGCGCCGAACGTAGGGTGGTCGGACTGAACGGCGCTGACGCCGACCCTGCCCGGCAGGGCCATTACGCCGGGCTGCTGGTCTACCTCAATCGGCTGTCCGATTACCTGTTCGTGCTGGCCCGCCACCTCAACCATGTCACCGGCATCTCCGAGCGCATCTGGAAAACATGA
- a CDS encoding DUF6485 family protein, producing MDCKKEKNLEGCNCTYDPCSRKGLCCDCLRYHLKLRQLPGCCFPKEAEATFDRSFEHFARLVQAGQV from the coding sequence ATGGACTGCAAAAAAGAAAAGAATCTCGAAGGCTGCAACTGCACTTACGACCCTTGCAGCCGTAAGGGCCTCTGCTGCGATTGCCTGCGCTATCACCTCAAGCTGCGCCAGCTGCCGGGTTGCTGCTTTCCCAAGGAGGCCGAGGCGACCTTCGACCGCTCATTTGAACACTTTGCCCGTCTGGTCCAGGCCGGCCAGGTCTGA
- a CDS encoding EVE domain-containing protein gives MTQRHWLVKSEPTEYAIDDLARQPDQTDHWDGVRNFQARNFMRDQMQVGDGVLFYHSGSKPAVVGTAAVVRAGYPDHTAWDPRSKHFDVRSTPQNPVWFMVDIRLATRFKRPVPLAELRRIPELAQMTLLRRGNRLSVMPVSAEEYAIIVAAGAPG, from the coding sequence ATGACCCAACGCCACTGGCTGGTCAAATCGGAGCCCACGGAGTACGCCATCGACGATCTGGCGCGCCAGCCCGACCAGACCGACCACTGGGACGGCGTGCGCAACTTCCAGGCCCGCAATTTCATGCGCGACCAAATGCAGGTGGGCGACGGCGTCCTCTTTTATCACAGCGGGTCCAAACCGGCCGTGGTGGGCACGGCCGCGGTGGTGCGCGCCGGCTACCCCGATCACACCGCCTGGGACCCCCGCAGCAAGCACTTCGACGTAAGGAGCACGCCGCAAAACCCGGTCTGGTTCATGGTGGACATCCGCCTCGCCACCCGCTTCAAGCGGCCCGTGCCCCTGGCCGAGCTGCGGCGCATCCCCGAATTGGCCCAGATGACCCTGCTGCGCCGGGGCAACCGGCTGTCCGTGATGCCGGTCAGCGCCGAGGAATACGCGATCATCGTCGCAGCGGGCGCGCCCGGCTGA
- a CDS encoding threo-3-hydroxy-L-aspartate ammonia-lyase — protein MFAQIQKAARRLRGRAHITPIMTCRTLDQRVGAAVHFKCENLQRCGAFKFRGAFNAMARLSAAEKARGVVAFSSGNHAQAVALSGRLLGVAATVVMPADAPAIKRAASEGYGASVIEYDPRRDDREAIARRLVATRGFSLIPPFDHPDVIAGQGTAALELLQSLGELDLLLVPCGGGGLLSGSAIAAKALHPACRVVGIEPALADDATRSFHSGRLQSVHNPATIADGTRTASLGRLTFPLLKQYVDDMRTVSEEAIMAAVRFLFHRMKLVVEPSGALGAAALLSGVVRPRGRTGVILSGGNIDAATMIRILRSGDAEEPHPPAPAGT, from the coding sequence ATGTTTGCCCAAATCCAGAAGGCCGCCCGGCGTTTGCGGGGACGTGCCCACATCACGCCCATCATGACCTGCCGCACCCTCGACCAGCGGGTGGGGGCGGCGGTCCACTTCAAGTGCGAAAACCTCCAGCGCTGCGGGGCCTTCAAATTCCGCGGGGCATTCAACGCCATGGCACGGTTGTCGGCCGCAGAGAAAGCCCGCGGGGTGGTGGCCTTTTCCTCGGGCAATCACGCCCAGGCGGTGGCCCTGAGCGGACGCCTGCTGGGGGTGGCCGCCACCGTCGTGATGCCGGCCGACGCGCCGGCCATCAAGCGCGCCGCCAGCGAAGGCTACGGTGCCAGCGTGATCGAATACGACCCCCGCCGCGACGACCGCGAGGCAATCGCCCGCCGCCTGGTGGCCACCCGGGGATTTAGCCTGATCCCGCCCTTTGACCATCCGGACGTCATCGCCGGCCAGGGCACGGCCGCCCTTGAACTGCTCCAATCACTGGGAGAACTGGACCTGCTGCTGGTGCCCTGCGGCGGCGGCGGGCTTTTGAGCGGCTCTGCGATCGCCGCCAAGGCCCTCCACCCCGCCTGCCGGGTGGTGGGCATCGAACCGGCGCTGGCCGACGACGCCACCCGCTCCTTTCACAGCGGCCGTCTGCAGAGCGTTCACAATCCCGCAACCATTGCCGACGGCACCCGCACAGCGTCTTTAGGGCGCCTGACCTTCCCGCTGCTCAAGCAGTACGTCGACGATATGCGGACCGTTTCGGAAGAGGCCATCATGGCGGCCGTGCGCTTTCTCTTCCACCGGATGAAACTGGTGGTGGAGCCCTCCGGCGCCCTGGGTGCCGCGGCCCTGCTGAGCGGCGTCGTCAGGCCCCGGGGCCGCACCGGCGTCATCTTAAGTGGCGGCAACATCGATGCGGCCACCATGATCCGGATTTTGCGCTCCGGAGACGCCGAAGAGCCGCACCCACCGGCACCAGCCGGTACTTGA
- the acnA gene encoding aconitate hydratase AcnA, protein MQREDFIRKVNVGGKSFRIYDIKKLEKDGIAPIGRLPFAIRILVENLLRKLDGRVVREQDLRQIAGWQKSYDTPVEIPYHPARVLMQDFTGVPAVVDLAAMRDAVKTLGGDPKKINPLVPVELIVDHSVQVDYFGTVNALRDNVAREYDRNGERYGLLKWAQKSFRNFNVVPPNSGICHQVNLEYLGRVIIAEEAERAALAYPDTLVGTDSHTPMINGIGVMGWGVGGIEAEAVMLGQPYYMSIPEVIGVRIHGVLQAGVTATDLVLAVTQMLRAEGVVEKFVEFFGPGMKNLTVTDRATISNMTPEYGATLGYFPIDEKTIAYLHTTNRSRRAERVEACAKALGLFYTDAETPEYTKVLELDLGAVQPAVAGPARPQDRILLGDLKASFAKVLGCRYDRDTEIADISTFHNESGSRTARQEGCQPGEKKWFDVGLNRNHYRIGDGSIVIAAITSCTNTSNPSVMLGAGLVAKKAVARGIRVPPYVKTSLAPGSKVVVRYLQDAGLSPYLDALGFHLAGFGCTTCIGNSGPLHPAIEKIIAENDLTVAAVLSGNRNFEARIHQSIKANFLASPMLVVAFALAGRIDIDLTAEPLSLDPNGQPVYLEDIWPSAEEIAALAGQHVKQAFYAEEYGRIFEGDEFWQALPVTESTTFAWDPDSTYIKNPPYFQGFDLELKKPGDIRAARALLVLGDSVTTDHISPAGAIPESYPAGQYLRAQGVAVDDFNSYGSRRGNHEVMMRGTFGNIRIKNQLVSPREGSFTRKFPDGEEVAVYEAASAYQAEGVPLVVLGGKEYGTGSSRDWAAKGTTLLGVRAVIAESYERIHRSNLVGMGVLPLMFSNGDSWQSLGLDGSETFTISGVEEMQPRKQLAVKAVRGDGREVEFQVRVRLDTDVDVDYFENGGILPYVLRKLMKGA, encoded by the coding sequence ATGCAGAGAGAAGATTTTATCCGGAAGGTTAACGTTGGCGGAAAAAGCTTCCGGATCTACGACATAAAAAAGCTTGAAAAGGACGGGATCGCACCCATTGGCCGGCTGCCCTTCGCCATCCGCATCCTGGTGGAGAACCTGCTGCGCAAACTCGACGGCAGGGTGGTCCGCGAGCAGGACCTGCGCCAGATCGCCGGCTGGCAGAAATCCTACGACACCCCGGTGGAGATTCCCTACCATCCCGCCCGGGTTCTGATGCAGGATTTCACCGGGGTGCCGGCGGTGGTGGACCTGGCCGCCATGCGGGATGCGGTCAAAACCCTGGGTGGCGATCCCAAAAAAATCAATCCGCTGGTGCCGGTGGAGCTGATCGTCGACCACTCGGTTCAGGTGGATTATTTCGGCACCGTAAACGCCCTGCGCGACAACGTCGCCCGGGAATACGACCGCAACGGGGAACGCTACGGCCTGCTCAAGTGGGCCCAGAAGAGTTTTCGCAACTTCAACGTGGTTCCCCCCAACTCCGGCATCTGCCACCAGGTCAACCTGGAGTATCTGGGCCGCGTGATCATCGCCGAGGAAGCCGAAAGGGCGGCCCTGGCCTACCCGGACACCCTGGTGGGGACCGACTCCCACACCCCCATGATCAACGGCATCGGGGTCATGGGATGGGGAGTTGGCGGCATCGAGGCCGAGGCCGTGATGCTGGGGCAGCCCTACTACATGTCGATCCCCGAGGTGATCGGGGTGCGCATCCACGGCGTCCTGCAGGCGGGGGTGACGGCCACCGATCTGGTCCTGGCGGTAACCCAAATGCTGCGCGCCGAGGGGGTGGTGGAGAAGTTCGTGGAGTTTTTCGGCCCCGGAATGAAGAATTTGACGGTCACCGATCGTGCGACGATCTCCAACATGACCCCGGAATACGGCGCCACCCTGGGCTATTTTCCCATCGACGAAAAGACCATCGCCTACCTGCACACCACCAACCGCTCCCGACGGGCCGAGCGCGTGGAGGCCTGCGCCAAGGCCCTGGGACTGTTTTACACCGACGCCGAGACGCCCGAGTACACCAAGGTGCTGGAGCTCGATCTCGGCGCGGTGCAGCCCGCCGTGGCCGGTCCGGCGCGGCCCCAGGACCGCATTCTGCTCGGCGATCTCAAGGCGTCCTTCGCCAAGGTTCTGGGCTGCCGCTACGACCGGGACACCGAAATTGCCGATATCTCCACCTTTCACAACGAATCCGGCAGCCGCACCGCCCGCCAGGAGGGCTGTCAGCCCGGCGAAAAAAAGTGGTTCGATGTGGGCCTCAACCGCAACCACTACCGCATCGGCGACGGCAGTATCGTGATCGCCGCCATCACCTCGTGCACCAACACCTCCAACCCCTCCGTGATGCTGGGTGCCGGCCTGGTGGCCAAGAAGGCCGTGGCGCGCGGCATCCGCGTCCCGCCCTACGTCAAAACCTCTCTGGCCCCGGGGTCCAAGGTGGTGGTCCGCTACCTGCAGGACGCCGGCCTCAGCCCCTACCTCGATGCCCTGGGGTTCCATTTGGCGGGCTTCGGCTGCACCACCTGCATCGGCAACAGCGGGCCGCTGCACCCCGCCATCGAGAAGATCATCGCGGAAAACGATCTGACCGTGGCCGCAGTGCTCTCGGGCAACCGCAACTTCGAGGCCCGCATCCACCAGAGCATCAAGGCCAACTTTCTGGCCTCGCCGATGCTGGTGGTGGCCTTCGCCCTGGCCGGCCGGATCGACATCGACCTCACCGCCGAACCGCTTTCCCTGGACCCCAACGGTCAGCCGGTCTATCTCGAGGATATCTGGCCCAGTGCCGAGGAAATCGCCGCGCTGGCTGGCCAGCACGTCAAGCAGGCCTTTTACGCCGAGGAGTACGGTCGGATTTTCGAGGGCGACGAGTTCTGGCAGGCCCTGCCGGTGACCGAAAGCACGACCTTCGCCTGGGACCCTGACTCCACCTACATCAAGAACCCGCCGTACTTCCAGGGGTTCGACCTGGAGCTCAAAAAGCCCGGTGATATCCGCGCCGCCCGGGCCCTGCTGGTTTTGGGCGACAGCGTCACCACCGACCATATTTCACCCGCCGGGGCGATCCCCGAGTCCTACCCCGCCGGCCAGTACCTGCGCGCCCAGGGCGTGGCCGTCGACGATTTCAACTCCTACGGCTCCCGCCGCGGAAATCACGAGGTCATGATGCGCGGGACGTTTGGCAACATCCGGATCAAAAACCAGCTGGTGTCCCCCCGGGAGGGCAGCTTCACGCGAAAATTCCCGGATGGCGAGGAAGTCGCCGTTTACGAGGCGGCCAGCGCCTACCAAGCCGAAGGGGTCCCGCTGGTGGTACTGGGGGGCAAGGAGTACGGCACCGGCTCCTCCCGCGACTGGGCCGCCAAGGGGACCACGCTGCTGGGCGTGCGGGCGGTGATTGCCGAATCCTACGAGCGCATTCACCGCAGCAACCTGGTGGGCATGGGGGTTTTGCCGCTGATGTTCTCAAACGGCGACAGCTGGCAATCGCTGGGCCTGGACGGCTCCGAGACCTTCACCATCAGCGGGGTGGAGGAGATGCAGCCCCGCAAGCAGCTGGCGGTCAAGGCCGTCCGCGGCGACGGCCGCGAGGTGGAGTTCCAGGTGCGCGTGCGGCTGGACACCGACGTGGACGTCGACTACTTCGAAAACGGCGGCATCCTGCCCTACGTCTTGCGCAAGCTGATGAAAGGCGCCTGA
- the crcB gene encoding fluoride efflux transporter CrcB, whose amino-acid sequence MPPVMSNIGLVMLGGGLGAVCRYLLGLAAAGLLGTRFPLGTLAANMTGCLLIGVAVALSARVRFFPPPARLFLMTGFLGGLTTFSTYALETVTGSGSTGGFMAAANVALNNLGGLLLVLAGMGVVTTVFRGK is encoded by the coding sequence ATGCCGCCTGTGATGAGCAATATTGGGCTGGTGATGCTGGGCGGCGGCCTGGGCGCCGTCTGCCGCTATCTGTTGGGCCTCGCAGCCGCCGGCCTCTTGGGAACCCGCTTTCCTTTGGGCACGCTGGCGGCCAACATGACCGGCTGCCTGCTGATCGGGGTGGCCGTGGCGCTCTCGGCCCGGGTCCGGTTTTTCCCCCCGCCCGCCCGCCTGTTTCTGATGACCGGCTTTCTGGGTGGGCTGACCACCTTTTCCACCTACGCCCTGGAAACGGTGACCGGCAGCGGCAGCACCGGGGGTTTTATGGCCGCCGCCAACGTGGCGCTCAACAACCTCGGCGGCCTGCTGCTGGTTTTGGCGGGGATGGGCGTGGTCACGACCGTTTTCAGGGGGAAGTAA
- a CDS encoding DUF4124 domain-containing protein, whose product MKRIVKTAWPLLLALMLCGPSWADVFVWVDAQGVKHYGDAPPQALEEQNSLEVRRAYRRQLETRQREAVVANVSRRSDFFTGGGTPNGTRPADGPRVVMFSAPGCGYCVKAKEYFNRKGVAFEELDVSASEDARRRFQGLGGRGVPLILIGERQISGFDPQAIQAALAKEGGR is encoded by the coding sequence GTGAAACGGATCGTGAAAACCGCTTGGCCGCTTTTGCTGGCCCTGATGCTGTGCGGACCGTCGTGGGCCGATGTGTTTGTCTGGGTGGACGCCCAGGGGGTCAAACATTACGGTGATGCGCCGCCCCAGGCGCTGGAGGAGCAGAACAGCCTGGAGGTCCGGCGCGCTTACCGCAGGCAGCTGGAAACCCGGCAGCGGGAGGCCGTGGTCGCAAATGTCAGCCGGCGCAGCGACTTCTTCACCGGCGGCGGCACCCCCAACGGGACCCGGCCCGCGGACGGCCCCCGGGTGGTGATGTTCTCGGCCCCCGGCTGCGGCTACTGTGTCAAAGCCAAAGAGTATTTCAACCGGAAAGGGGTGGCCTTCGAGGAGCTTGATGTCAGCGCCTCGGAGGATGCCCGGCGCCGGTTCCAGGGTCTGGGGGGTCGCGGGGTGCCCTTGATTCTGATCGGAGAGCGTCAAATCAGCGGCTTTGACCCACAGGCGATTCAGGCGGCCCTGGCCAAGGAGGGGGGCCGATAG